The following are encoded together in the Humulus lupulus chromosome 5, drHumLupu1.1, whole genome shotgun sequence genome:
- the LOC133834554 gene encoding putative RING-H2 finger protein ATL21A, whose amino-acid sequence MNIPKHFLSLLFFISSFSHITESSEVRCVKAACATHEPNIRFPFRIKNLQTESCGYPGFDLSCDKAGQTLLKLPNSEELFTVQGIDYGTQDIWINDPNNCLPNRIIHSLNFTDSPFYSAYSEDFTFFNCSLDYLRYGLNPIACLSGPTYTVFATASSKAIELLSTTTCRSIGTFQVPIEWPFYEQVWSSDLSDHLRLTWDIPTCGRCESRGGRCGFKANSSREIVCSDIPDRGIPRSARYAVSVGVGIPAILCIVGILCFICGRVKAITRRSGSIPEFNSTVAPQPTIIMGLDGPTLESYPKIVLGESRRLPKPNDNTCPICLSEYRPKETLKTIPECLHCFHSDCIDEWLRLNASCPICRKSPHRT is encoded by the exons ATGAACATTCCCAAACACTTTCTTTCACTTCTCTTCTTCATCTCATCCTTCTCACACATCACTGAAAGCTCAGAAGTCCGATGCGTTAAAGCAGCTTGTGCAACCCACGAACCGAATATCCGGTTCCCCTTCCGAATAAAGAACCTCCAAACAGAGTCATGCGGCTATCCAGGTTTTGACTTGTCCTGTGATAAGGCCGGCCAAACACTCCTCAAACTACCAAATTCAGAAGAATTATTCACAGTCCAAGGGATAGACTACGGCACACAAGATATATGGATAAACGATCCAAACAACTGTCTACCGAACCGAATAATTCATTCCTTGAATTTTACTGATTCTCCATTCTACAGTGCTTACAGTGAAGACTTCACGTTCTTCAACTGTTCTTTGGATTATTTAAGGTACGGGTTGAACCCTATAGCTTGTTTGAGTGGCCCCACGTACACAGTTTTCGCAACGGCGTCGTCGAAGGCCATCGAATTGTTGTCGACGACGACGTGTCGTTCGATAGGCACTTTCCAAGTCCCGATTGAATGGCCCTTTTACGAGCAAGTGTGGTCGTCGGACCTCAGTGATCATCTTCGTCTCACGTGGGATATTCCCACATGCGGAAGGTGTGAGTCTCGTGGTGGGCGATGTGGGTTCAAGGCTAATTCTAGTCGTGAAATTGTTTGCTCGGATATTCCTGATCGAg GAATTCCAAGGAGTGCTCGGTATGCAGTGTCAGTAGGGGTTGGAATCCCAGCAATCTTGTGCATAGTGGGCATACTATGTTTCATATGTGGTAGGGTGAAGGCCATTACAAGAAGAAGTGGGTCCATTCCAGAGTTCAATTCGACAGTGGCCCCACAGCCCACAATCATTATGGGCCTAGATGGGCCGACTCTGGAGTCCTACCCAAAGATAGTGCTAGGTGAGAGCCGGCGTCTGCCCAAGCCCAATGACAACACATGCCCAATATGCTTGTCGGAGTACAGGCCCAAGGAGACACTAAAGACCATACCCGAATGCCTACATTGCTTCCATTCTGATTGCATTGATGAATGGCTCAGATTGAACGCTTCTTGCCCCATTTGTCGAAAATCTCCCCACCGGACCTAG